The sequence GGGATTGGACCTTGGAATTCCATTGTCGGCTAACGATTACCTTCGTATTGTCGGAAGGTCGTCTACGGAACGCGAACTGATCCGCCTTCGATTGCCATCGACGACTTTGCGGCCGTTCTTTATGTCGGCACTTCTCTCGACAGTGTGTTTTCGTGGCGATCAGGATCGACTGCGTATCAAGCTTATCGTGACGGCGACATGGTGATTGAGACGGCTTTGCCGGTCAAAAAAATTATCCGCTTATGCCAACGGACTTCGCTCATGGCGAGACGCTCAAACGTCTCTTAAACCCACGCAGCAGACCTGCCTGACCGATCTATCTGAGCGTTGGCTGCCGATATGGCGGCTTGCTCCATGGCCGTTGCTCCCTGCGGTGCCTTGAGGCGCCCCGTCGTGGTATCCACCGCCGAGTCATGGTAGTGAAGCAGCGCAATACCGGCGCGTTCATCGAACCACCGATGCCGTCCTGCAAAATGCAAGTAGTAGTTGGCGTTCGAAGGTGCGTGTCGGAACGGAATCTGCCCTACGTGAATTGCCAGCCACATGGCCACCTGGTCGACGTGCGTTTGCTTGCGGGCTTTTTTTAGCGGTTCGATGTTCTGCAACAGCCAGAGCGCCCAATACCGCCATGCCGTGTCAACCTGCTCGACCAGGTGCTTCGGGATGCCGTACATGCCACCGTTGCAATTCCCTACGAACGTCAGATCCTGCTCGACATGCCTCCTGGTGGACCCGACCAGCTCTCGCAGCGCTAGTAGCGGCTTTCGCAACAGATCGACTATCCGCCGCCTGGGCGCGCGGATAGCCTGGTTGTCCAGAGGCTCGTGAGCGGCATGCTTGCCGCCATTGCTACTCGCCACGAGCCCCAATCCGCTCGAAGCATCGACTTCAATCAGCGGCGGTTCTTCGCGCATTCCGGCAAGGCGGGCGACCTGTCGCAATACGGAAAGCGGCGGGTTCGGACCGTCGACGACCTTAGCGGTCAGCTCCGCGTTGCTGAGATGAGGGCGTAGATCATCAAGAGCGATCATGTCGGTATCGAGCAGGACAACGATCGAAAAGTCGAGGTCTTTCAGATTGCCCAGTTGCGCCAGCTTGTTGCAGTAACGACCGTCGCCGAACGGCTTGATCTGGTGCGTCGTGCAGCCCAGTTTTTCGAAGATACGCCTGGCTTCATCCGGCACGCTTTCCGTGAACTGGACGTGAATATCGGCCGGGTCGTCGCAGCTATGCTGGCGCAGAGACAGCGCGAGGTGATACCCCATGGAGGCGAACTTGGGGTGCCGGTCGACAACAAACGAAAACAACGTTTTCCCGACGTTGATGGGTCCGCGAGAATCGTGCGCTAAAGAGGGCATGGCGAATGCGTGGCTCGTCAAATTTCGGCTAGAACAAGCGAACCGCTCGCATTGCTCGCACCGCAGCCGAGACAATTTTCGAGATCGACTGAACCGCCGCGGGCGTTCGCGTCGGTTCCTGTTGCGACAAGGCGTAATGCTCGGCGTCTCTGAGCGCCAGGGCGAGCGCCGACCTGGACTCTTCTTCCTTGTGTGAAAGCATGGCGCGCAATGCCTGGAACAGGCGTTGTGCCAGTTGCGGCGCGGCATGCGCGGCGTCGAACTCTTCCGGGGTAAATTGCCAATGCCGAAGGCGGTTATCGAGGAACTCTTGCGCGTAGACGGCGACACGCTGAGCGTTCAACGTAAGTCCCAGGCAGGTTGAGACACGCGTGAGTTCCGCGATCGGCGCATCGATAAGCGTATCGTAGTCGACGAGCACCCGCCGTTGCCCGTCTGTTGCGCGAATCGCGGGCACCATGTGAGCGAGCCACAACCGGCACGATTTCTCAAGACTGAAGCGGTCCCGGCGTTTCAGCGAACGGGCCACGCTGATCGGATTTCTGATTGCAATGACGTAGACGATGCGTATCCCTGAGCGCTCGAACACCGGCATCCAGAATGGCAGCAATCGCGACAGGCGCGGGTCCTTGAGCGCGAAGATCCTCGTTCGACACTTCTCGCGCAGCACCGAAGTCGCACGCTCCCGGAAAACGTCGAGCACCGCTGGTGCGATCCGATCGAGGTCGATGGTGGCCAATGAGTCCCAACTCGCCCCGGCAGCGTGCAGGAGCTCGGCGTTGATGCGGTGAATATCGAGATCTTCGAAAAAGCCCTTGTCGTTTTCACCTGCGACAGGATTCCCAAGGTTGTTGCCGAAATCGGCGCCTATCGTCTCCATGGCCCGAGTAATGGCGCTAGTTCCGCCTCGATGCATGCCTAAGACGACAATGAGCGTCGATTCAGTAAGCGAACGATTGACAGCGGGGATGTCATTTTCTAAAGAGGGATATGAATGCGAATAGACTTCCGTCACGATATGCCCTAGTAGCGCATTAATGCGAGTCACCAGGCGGTTCGAGCCGCGAGACGCTTAACACAGTCATGCATAGGCCGAGGACGACACAACGCAGAAGCGAAAGAGGTGCGGAAACCATGGCCAGGTTGAGGTGGCTGAATAGCTTGAACTATCATAGCAGCGGACTAAGCGCTGAGTCAGCGAAACAGCACGGAAAACGGTTCGCTGGCGGAGGGATTCGATTACCGAATATTCGGGTTACTTACGAAAATATTAGGTTACAGAATATTCCACTGGATCGCATCGATCGGACGGGATGACAGCGCGCACGGCGACAGCGCCTCCCCTATGGAAGGCGCTGAGCGAGTTTCACGGATTAGAGAAACGTAGCGGGCGGATTTGCGCCCATATAACTCTGAAGTCTCGCGTAGCGGCCTTTCAGTGTCGTCCCGTCGGCTGCAATCACGCCGTAGTTACCATCATTCGGGTCATCATAGAGTTCGAACAGCATGATGGCCTGCACGCCGTATTGCGCTGCCACACTTTCGACTGTTGGGTAGCCGCCCTGGGTACTGCCTTGATCGAGCAGCCAGTTACCCATCTGCTTTTCGGTCGGGACACCTGAGACGCCTGGCACCCCATTGCTAAACGGGCGTACGCCGAACTCCGTCAGCCAGATCGGCAGATTGCGCCGTGGCTGTAGCGTTGCGAGCACGTTGGTGACACCCTCGTAGTTACTCGCGGCCAGAATGTTTCCCATGTCCGAATACCAGTGCCACGCCTCAATATCCCAGCGAACCTGTGGATAGCCGGAAGAGCCATCTGGCTGCGTTCCGTTCCAGAGCATGTCGGAAAACGCGAAGTGCAGCCAGCTGCAGGCCGGCGCGATGATTTTTGCCGCCGTATCGATCGACTTGATGCCGTCGATCATGCCTCGTACGAGTCCTCGCGCCAGCGGGAATAACTGGTTGCTGTATTGCGACGGCACGTCGCCGTTATAGGCCCCGGACAACAGCAGTTGACTATCGATTTCATTCCCGACCTCGTAATAGCCGACCAGACCTTTCAATCCCGACGCCGCCGTTTGACCGAGCGAGTACCCCTGGTTGTAGTAATCCTGTTCGGTCATCGACGTATTCGACGTGTCGAGATATTGGTCGATGCAGGGGTAAGCCTGCATGCCGGTGCCCTGCAACTGCTGGATAAAAGTCTTCAACTGACCGACTTCGCTCGATCCATTCCCGTTGGTGCGCACCATCGTCACGCCCATTTGCCGCATCTGCGCGATTTGCGTGGAGAAGGGCACGGTGCCGTACGTATTATCGCCAACTGTCGAATGGGTATTAATGCCATAAAACACGAGATCTTCTGCGGGGCGCGGATCGTTCGCAGTCGCGACCCAGCCGGTCCCGTTCCAACTCCACCAGTCACCGACCTGATTCTGCTGGTAGACCGTGCTGTTGTAATAGACAAGCAAGGTGACGAGGTTGGTATAACCGGCGTTCTGTCCATTCAATTGGACGACGCCATTCGCCACGGTCCAGACCCCTCCTTGGGCGTCGGCAATGCTGTTTAACGGTGGAATGACCGAGCCGTTGGGAGAGGGGGTGCTGGCCCGGGTCGCTGACATTGCATTCAATTTCGCGGAGGAAGCTGGATTGTCATCCGCACCGCAAGCAGCCAGCACTGCACTGCCTGCCATTGCTATCGTAGTAGTCAGGAATTTTCGGCGATCATTCATATTGGCTCTATCCTCAGGAATTGAATTTCTTTTTTTGATTCAGTTCAAAACTCGTTGATAAGAATACGGACAGGCAGGCGGGGGCACTGTCAACGATTGTTAGTCGACGTCAGTACTCGGATCGCCAACATTCGAGAACAAATTAATGCCGATGATCCTTCGTGACTTTTATTGACAATATCTCGCTCGATCGCGAGCTATCATTTTCAGCGGCAAAATTGGGCCGAGTACTAGCGCGCTCCCGTCTAATCGTCAATTGCACGCCCTTCGTCTGAAAAGTGGGGCGTGTTCGACTGGGAGCCTGTCGCATAGTCAGCGAATCTCTTAAGAAAATTTGCGGGTTGCCGATATCAAAGGCAAACCTTTTTTATTGAAGCGGAAACTTATGAGCCTACGATTGAGGTCGTGGCTGCTGGCCTTCGCGCTGAGCGCCGTGTGTGCGGGTATCGTGGCTTGCCTCAACTTGATGCTCGCCAATCCGGGTGGTCCTCAACTGCTTTGGTTGACCCGCCTGCACGTAGCTTGTGCGTTCGCCGGCACACTTGCCATTACGCGCTTCATCCAGGGCGCGCCAGCCGCTCTGCAGGGGCCGACCTCCCGGACCATCATCGCTCAAGGCGTCGTCGCGCATAACAGAACGGAGGCGGTGAACTTCGTCGTCCCCGGCAAGAGCGCGTTCTTCTCGACGGGCCGCTGCGTCATGATCATCTGCTTCGTGCTGTGCTTCATGGTGCAATTCATCAGGGCCGGCAAGCCGGCCGAGGACACGGACGGCTCGCATGCGGGCACCGGTCAGCAAATGCGGAAGCTGAGCACGTGATGCCGATGGGTAAGCAACGCCGGGCACCGCCGGCGACGGCGCCGGAGGCAAAACCAAATGTTCGCCACCGATCCATGGATCAAACGCTCGCCGTCGCCTTGCTCGCGTTGGGCATCGCGTCGATCAGCTTCGGACTCTACAGTCTGATTCAAGCGTTCGACGTCTTCGATCTTCCGATGGCGTTCAAGGTGTGGTTCTCGCGGGCACTCGTCGCCCTTGTGATCGGCGTGATTGCCCTGCATTTCGGCGGCAGGCGCGTTGAGGCGCTTTAGGGCGAAGCTAAACGAGCCCGTTCAACGAACAGGACGTATCCGATCAACCACTGAGAGGTAGTCTGGACGAGTTAAGTGGTCTCCATCCTGGACGTATTCGTTCACCGTGCACGGTCGACGACTCGGCGATACGAGCATCGAAATACCTCTGTGGCTACAACGCGCGCCGATACGCATCTTCTGCCCTGCAAGCCGGTTCAATGTCGAACCAGGTTCTGTCACTTTCGGCCGCACGCTTGCGACACGTCGCATTGGTCCGGACACCAATGCGCTATGACGTGTTTCGTTATGTCACGGTATGACAATGACAGCCGCTCGATCTTTTTTCAACCCCGCGGCAAAGACAATCACCCCGCGTAGCTGGACTTAGCCTCTTCCAGATAATCGGCAAGTCGCTTTGGAGCGCGGCCGATGAGCGATTCGAGATGGTCCGTCACGATAGAAAGATTGCCGGCCCGAATCTCCGCCTCGATCGACACCAGGACAGAAATAAAACCGTCAGGAACACCCGCCGCTTTCAGCCCCGTGGCGAGTTGCTGGTCGGTCACATGGACGACGGCGAGCGGTTTGCCCGTAGCCCGGCGAGCAAGCTCGGCGATCTCTTCGTTCGACAGCGCCTCAGGACCTGTGAGCGTGTAGATCCGGCTATGAGGAGTTGACGTAGCCAGCGCTGCGGCGATCGCTTCGGCGATTTCCTCTCGTGCGACGTATGACGTTCTCCCACCTTCAGTTGCCGAATGCCATTGCCCGCTCTTCAGCGCATTGGGGAGCGACCTGAGCAGATTCTCCCGATACCAGCCGTTTCGGAAAATCACGTGCGGCAGCCCGATGGCCTTAATGGTCCGCTCGGTTTCCAGATGATCTGGCGCGAAGGTCAGAAGCGAACTGTCCGGATTGGGCTGCGATGTATAGGCGAGACGTTCGACGCCCGCGGCAACGGCTGCCGAGACCGCATTGCGATGCTGCTTCAGGCGTGTGTCCGCTCCATCCAGAGCATCGGTTGAAATGATAAGGACGGTTCCTGCGCCTTTGAACGCCTCGGTCAGACTCTTCGGATCTTCGAAGTCCGTCTTGCGAACCTCGATGCCCGCCGCAGCGAGGTCGGCAAGTTTCTCCGGGCTGCGGGTGCCGGCGATGATGCGGCTGTGTGCCACGCCGCGTGCAAGCAGATGCTTGACAACAAGTTGACCGAGTTGACCGGATGCACCGGTGACGAAAATTGTATTGCTCATGGCCTAGCCTCGCTCTGAGTGTTACTCTCGTTTTGAGAGCGTCCAGATAATCAAGCTTTGGCAGGCTTTCGTAAAGAAGGCAGTTTTTCAGGAGATAGTTACCCGATGGGAACCACCAACGCATCGCCAGGCGCACTCAAAACGAGGCTGGAGGAGGCCCGGGCCCAATATGGTCCTTTGACGAATTGCCCGGTGCGCGACGTTATCGATGTCATTAGCGGGCGATGGAGTTCATTGTTGATGATGGCGCTAGCCGAGCACCCACATCGATTCGGCGAACTTCGCCGGTTGGTGCCGGACATTTCGCAGCGAATGCTCACGCAGACACTTCATGAGTTACAGCGCGATGGTTATGTGCATCGTGAGGTCTTCCCGACAAAACCGCCCGGCGTTCAATACAGCCTGACCGACCTCGGTCGTTCGATGTTCGACGCATTGAACGTTTTGATTATGTGGGCCGACGGTAATCATGCCGCGGTTACCGCAGCTCGCCTCAACTTTGATAGTGAAAAAGAATCTGCGTAGGAGACGCGCCATCGAACAGCGGACACTCGGTATCTGGCGAAAGCTGGGCTTGGCTTTCGTCTTTTTATGGTTCTTCATAGGCGGGATTGCACATTTTGCCGCGACCGATCTGGAGATGCGCATTGTGCCGCCATGGCTGCCAGAACCCAGGCTTATGGTTCTGGTGAGCGGCGTATTCGAATTGCTCGGCGCGATCGGTGTGCTGATGCCGCGCACCCGACAGGTAGCCGGGTATGGGCTCATGCTGCTGACCATCGCGGTGACGCCCGCGAATATCTACATGTGGCAGCAAGCGAGCCAATTCCCGGCGATTCCCTACTGGGCGCTGACACTTCGTCTACCGCTTCAGGTCGCGCTGCTTGCCTGCATAGGGTGGTCGACACGTGACGTGCGGCGACGCCCGCCTGCGGGATCGCAACCAGGCCAGCGTTCAGCGAGAAGGAAACTGTAACCTGGTGAAAATGCTGGCGAGCTCCGGCATCGGAAACGCTACACTTCGCTCTCTCGTCCAGAGGAAAGTCACGCGTAACGATGTCGCTCCAATGTCCATCGCCGATCCGTTAAAACTATTGTCCAGTCGGCCTGACTTGAGGGTCATCGCCCGGCTTGCCTCCCTGCAGATGGTTTCGCTCGCGCTCGTTGCACTCACGGCGGGAACCGTCCTGTGCGCCTGGCTGGTGCCCGCTGTAGCGACGCTGCTTCCGCATGGCTGGTCGCTGATGAAGGTCAACACCGCGTTGTGCCTGCTGCTTGGAACGGGCAGTCTGGCGTTGTCCCGAAACAGGCAAACCGCCCGTCATCTGATGGTAAGCCGCGTTCTCGCCGGGGCGCTTCTGGTCATCGCCGGATCCGTGTTGCTTGAGCATTTGACCGGAACGGCGAGCGGTTTCGATATCCTGCTGGCCGCCGATGCGACATCGAGCCGGCCAGGACGCATGGCCCTGCAGACGTCGGTGTTTTTTCTCCTGCTTGGCCTGACATTGCTGTTTGTCCGCTCGCGCAAAAGCCCGATTTCAAACATGGCCGACGCGCTGACGCTGGCGATGGTGGTTCTGACGCTGGTGGTTCTCTCCGGGTATTGCTTTGGGGCAGCCAGGCTTTTTGGCGAATCCTCCGACACGCGAACTTCGCCCCATACGCTCGTTTGCATGGCGCTACTGGTTTTCGTGAAAATCGGCCGCCGAGCCGAGAGCGGCCATTTTTCCGTTCTGCTGGGAATTGGGATCGGCAGCCGTATTGCACGGAGCGTTCTGCCATTCGCGCTGCTCTTGCCGTTCCTGATGGTGAGCGGCAGCGCCTATACGACCCGACAGGGCTGGCTGTCCGCGTCGTACGCGGCGGCACTGAGCGCGTCAGTTATCTCGGTCGCGTTGTTCGGCCTGGTCATTCTGATGGCCGGGCGGATCAATGAGCTCGAACGGGATCTTCGCGACATGTCGCTCACTGACGATCTGACTGGAATATTGAACCGCCGTGGATTCAATCTGCTCGGCGAGCAAGCGGTGCTGCAGGCGCGACGGGACCAGTCTCCTCTGACGGTTCTGTTCTTCGACCTCGACGGCTTGAAGCAGGTCAATGACAGTTTTGGTCACGAAGCAGGATCGCAATTCCTCGTGGATGTCGCGACGTTGCTTCGCAATACATTTCGAGGTTCCGATATCGTCGCGCGGATCGGTGGGGACGAATTCGCGGTCGTGGTACACGACGGTGGCGCAAAAGCAAAAGTTGCGATGGCGCGTATGGACGAGAGTGCCGCGGCCATGAACCGAAATGGTAGCAGGGGTTACCCGATCAGCTATAGCGTCGGAGAAGCGAGTCGCGAATTGACCGGGGACGATTCATTTGAGCAACTGGTCTCACGAGCCGACGCCATGATGTATGAGCAAAAGCAGTCGAAGCGTCGTCTCGGCAGACAACGTGGAACCGTTGGGGTGATCGGGGTTTGATTGAAGGTTCGGTGCGATAGGTGGAGCAGGTGCGACCCGTGTGGCTTTGGGCAGGCAACGCAAATCGTTAAACAACACACTCCCAGGATATGTTCTCTCTATTTCCCGATCCCTGGCTAGACCGATGGCTAACTTTGATCAGGGCGCGAGCTGGTGAACGACCCGTGCTTGAGATTGGCTGTGGTTACGGGGACGACACGGCCACTTTGGCTAAAGCCGGTCTGCGCGTGATCGGCTTTGACCTCTCACGTGCAGCCGTAGCGTCGACGAAAATAAGAGTACCCACTGCGAACATCGAGCGACGAGACGTTCGTGATCCGCTTCCTGAGGAAGCGACGAACTTGGGTGTCGTATTGGCGAGCCTGTCGCTTCACTACTTTTCCTGGAACGAAACCGTGTCGATCGCAGATCGAGTGAGATTGGCACTGCGACCAGGCGGGGTGCTGCTATGTCGATTGAACTCCACCCAGGATAGAAATTTTGGTGCGCATGGGTGCGAGGAAATCGAGCCGAACTATTTTCTGGTAGATGGACAGCCAAAGCGCTTCTTTGACGAGGACGCAGTGTGTCGGCTTTTTTCCGATGGCTGGAACACGATCGCGTTAGAGCACGTCACAACCGATAAATACCGCAAGCCAAAAACGGCGTGGGAAGTCGTTCTGGAACGGGCGCAGTGACTTGTTGATGGAGTTCTCTCGGCTCGCCTGAGTCGTTCCTGTGAGCTTCGATGGCAAACGGATGGCAAGTATCTCGCGTGACGAAGTAGGCGAGTGTTCGCCGCAGTTCCCGAATGACCGCTATCGAGAAACCTATCGGTCTGCTGTGGGGTCGACCTGAGACGGTCGTCATCCGTCCCCTCGGCAATGGAGTGTCATTCGGTCGCGGCGTAGTTCGGACACTCGGGCGTCTGCTTTGCCTACGAAAGCGGCCTGTGAACTGAGCTTGTCGCCCGGTGTGAACTGACGACCCGTCGACCGGGAGCGCTCTGCGAATGAGGTAGTCTCGCAGCGCTCACCGACACCTGAAGCGACAAAAACGAACATCATGGCCTGATGGCAAACTCATCTTTCGTTTATGTATATCCTTCAGTTTCATTGACGGGAAAGAGTGCCTATAGAAGAAGCTCCATGACAGCCCTGTTTGCCTTCGGCACGGCGTTGGTAGCCAAGAGCGGTATATTCATCCCCTCAACGCGAACAGCCTGCACATCCACGATGCCAATGAAGCCAAGGATTTGGTGGAGATAAGGCTCGACAAAATCCCAGGAGCGCCACGGGCCTTCGGTGAAAACGCCCCCTGAAGCCAGAACCAGAATGGCTCTCTTGCCTTTTGCCAGACCGAGGACGCCACCATCCGAGTATTGGAAGGTTCTGCCCGGCCGAACGACCAAATCGATCCATGCTTTGAGGGCGGAGGGAATACCGAAATTCCACATCGGCGTTGCGATAACCAGTAGGTCGGATTCCAGAAGCTCGTCGGTTAGCTTATCCGACTGGCAGGCCGCATCCTTCAGTCTATCCGCCTCGGCCGGGTCCTTCGTCGAGATAGCTGGAAGCGTGATTTCGTCCAGATGAGGGAGATGCTCGGCGGCCAAGTCGCGGCGTATGAGCTTTGCCGATGGATAGAGGTCGATGAGCCGCGAGGCGAGCGTATCGGCGACCAGTCGACTCGCGGAGTCCTTCCCTCTCGGGCTCACCTCAATCATCAAAATCTGCTTCATATTGTTCGCTCCGATTTCTTCCCGGTCATTGCGCTCCAGGCTGCATGGGAGTCCATGTAGTCTCTCCAGTGTGTGATCTTGCGGTTTTCGACCTTGATGATTGAGCAGAACCGGTTGTTGTATTTCACGCCTGTCGCGAGGATGGCTCCATGAACCTCGTATTCGATGACGCAGCCTGTGTCTGTCTTGTGGGTAATCAACTTGTCGGCAGATTGAAGCGCGATGTTGTCGACGTAGCCTCTGAACGCAGCCATCAGGTCGATTCGTCCTTCGATAACGCGGGGCCAACCCAGGTCGTAGAGAACCTCGTAAATGACATCGTCGGAGACGATGTCGAAGAAGTGCTCTCCATCGACAAGGTCGCCGAGCGCCACTCGAACCAGATTGAAGTACGGGTCAGCAGCCTCGTAGGCAGCGTATTTCGGTTTCGACATTCCAGACTCCTTGCTCACTTCGGTATATTACTTACAGAATGAGAGTTGAATATAAATCGGAAGCTAGCCTCAAGGAAGAAGGCACTTTAGATTCAGTCACTAACATTGAGGTAAGTTATGAAGAAACCGAGCAAAGCCAGCCAACTGGATCCTGCAGCAATCTGCAAGAGCTCCGACCCGATGGTGGTCCGGGAACTGCTAACGAAGATTGGCGACAAGTGGACGATCTTCGTCGT is a genomic window of Paraburkholderia bryophila containing:
- a CDS encoding nuclear transport factor 2 family protein, whose translation is MSKPKYAAYEAADPYFNLVRVALGDLVDGEHFFDIVSDDVIYEVLYDLGWPRVIEGRIDLMAAFRGYVDNIALQSADKLITHKTDTGCVIEYEVHGAILATGVKYNNRFCSIIKVENRKITHWRDYMDSHAAWSAMTGKKSERTI
- a CDS encoding GGDEF domain-containing protein: MSIADPLKLLSSRPDLRVIARLASLQMVSLALVALTAGTVLCAWLVPAVATLLPHGWSLMKVNTALCLLLGTGSLALSRNRQTARHLMVSRVLAGALLVIAGSVLLEHLTGTASGFDILLAADATSSRPGRMALQTSVFFLLLGLTLLFVRSRKSPISNMADALTLAMVVLTLVVLSGYCFGAARLFGESSDTRTSPHTLVCMALLVFVKIGRRAESGHFSVLLGIGIGSRIARSVLPFALLLPFLMVSGSAYTTRQGWLSASYAAALSASVISVALFGLVILMAGRINELERDLRDMSLTDDLTGILNRRGFNLLGEQAVLQARRDQSPLTVLFFDLDGLKQVNDSFGHEAGSQFLVDVATLLRNTFRGSDIVARIGGDEFAVVVHDGGAKAKVAMARMDESAAAMNRNGSRGYPISYSVGEASRELTGDDSFEQLVSRADAMMYEQKQSKRRLGRQRGTVGVIGV
- a CDS encoding winged helix-turn-helix transcriptional regulator translates to MGTTNASPGALKTRLEEARAQYGPLTNCPVRDVIDVISGRWSSLLMMALAEHPHRFGELRRLVPDISQRMLTQTLHELQRDGYVHREVFPTKPPGVQYSLTDLGRSMFDALNVLIMWADGNHAAVTAARLNFDSEKESA
- a CDS encoding class I SAM-dependent methyltransferase, with protein sequence MFSLFPDPWLDRWLTLIRARAGERPVLEIGCGYGDDTATLAKAGLRVIGFDLSRAAVASTKIRVPTANIERRDVRDPLPEEATNLGVVLASLSLHYFSWNETVSIADRVRLALRPGGVLLCRLNSTQDRNFGAHGCEEIEPNYFLVDGQPKRFFDEDAVCRLFSDGWNTIALEHVTTDKYRKPKTAWEVVLERAQ
- a CDS encoding NmrA family NAD(P)-binding protein, which gives rise to MSNTIFVTGASGQLGQLVVKHLLARGVAHSRIIAGTRSPEKLADLAAAGIEVRKTDFEDPKSLTEAFKGAGTVLIISTDALDGADTRLKQHRNAVSAAVAAGVERLAYTSQPNPDSSLLTFAPDHLETERTIKAIGLPHVIFRNGWYRENLLRSLPNALKSGQWHSATEGGRTSYVAREEIAEAIAAALATSTPHSRIYTLTGPEALSNEEIAELARRATGKPLAVVHVTDQQLATGLKAAGVPDGFISVLVSIEAEIRAGNLSIVTDHLESLIGRAPKRLADYLEEAKSSYAG
- a CDS encoding FMN-dependent NADH-azoreductase; the encoded protein is MKQILMIEVSPRGKDSASRLVADTLASRLIDLYPSAKLIRRDLAAEHLPHLDEITLPAISTKDPAEADRLKDAACQSDKLTDELLESDLLVIATPMWNFGIPSALKAWIDLVVRPGRTFQYSDGGVLGLAKGKRAILVLASGGVFTEGPWRSWDFVEPYLHQILGFIGIVDVQAVRVEGMNIPLLATNAVPKANRAVMELLL
- a CDS encoding sulfotransferase family protein, coding for MTEVYSHSYPSLENDIPAVNRSLTESTLIVVLGMHRGGTSAITRAMETIGADFGNNLGNPVAGENDKGFFEDLDIHRINAELLHAAGASWDSLATIDLDRIAPAVLDVFRERATSVLREKCRTRIFALKDPRLSRLLPFWMPVFERSGIRIVYVIAIRNPISVARSLKRRDRFSLEKSCRLWLAHMVPAIRATDGQRRVLVDYDTLIDAPIAELTRVSTCLGLTLNAQRVAVYAQEFLDNRLRHWQFTPEEFDAAHAAPQLAQRLFQALRAMLSHKEEESRSALALALRDAEHYALSQQEPTRTPAAVQSISKIVSAAVRAMRAVRLF
- a CDS encoding DoxX family protein, which translates into the protein MKKNLRRRRAIEQRTLGIWRKLGLAFVFLWFFIGGIAHFAATDLEMRIVPPWLPEPRLMVLVSGVFELLGAIGVLMPRTRQVAGYGLMLLTIAVTPANIYMWQQASQFPAIPYWALTLRLPLQVALLACIGWSTRDVRRRPPAGSQPGQRSARRKL